CCTCTCGGGCCGGTCCTACGCGCAGACTTCGCCCGCAACGTCCCAGACGACGACCGAGCCGAGTCGCACGCCCCCGAATATCTCTACCCCTGCGGCAGGTCGAAACGAACCCTGTCCCTGCGGCAGCGGAAAAAAATACAAAAAATGCTGCGGCGCCTGACATCGAGGTCAGCCGTGCCGTTCTTCCTTGTCGTTCCCTTGCTCGCCCTGCCGCTCGGCTAGGTATCGTGCGGGGGATTCGCGTGTGATGTTCGGGCGAGGCGGGAAGACGGTCGTGAAGTCGATCGTCAGCCCGGGAAAGGCGGCAACTTCGAGGCGCAGGTCTTCCCCGGCGAAGATGTCGGCTTTGCCGTAGGTGCCTTCGGGTGATAGGTGATACACCGTGACGATGCGCTCGTCGGGGTGAACCAGCCAGTATTCCTTCACGCCGTGGCGCTCATACAGGCGCCGTTTGACGATGTGATCCTTGCTCGCGGTCGATGGGGAAAGAATCTCGATGACGAAGTCCGGCGCCTTGCGGCCGCCCTTTTCATCGACGCCATCTGGGGCGCAAACCACGGCGATGTCCGGCTGCACGACGTCACGAATCTGATTTTCCGACTCCCCCTCCCGCGCCAGCCGGAAATCGTAGGGGGCCGAAAAAAGATGGCAGGGTTTGTCCAGAAACCAGGCATCGAGTTGACGGAAAAGCCCCCGAAAAACGATCTGATGGGCCGTCGACGGCGCCGGCGTCATG
This genomic interval from Candidatus Ozemobacteraceae bacterium contains the following:
- a CDS encoding Uma2 family endonuclease — its product is MAHPLRSPEQTYTYADYLTWPEGERWELIDGEPYDMTPAPSTAHQIVFRGLFRQLDAWFLDKPCHLFSAPYDFRLAREGESENQIRDVVQPDIAVVCAPDGVDEKGGRKAPDFVIEILSPSTASKDHIVKRRLYERHGVKEYWLVHPDERIVTVYHLSPEGTYGKADIFAGEDLRLEVAAFPGLTIDFTTVFPPRPNITRESPARYLAERQGEQGNDKEERHG